In the Streptomyces sp. f51 genome, one interval contains:
- a CDS encoding NADP-dependent malic enzyme: protein MAAEIVNPRSDSSTDHEGGAEPLDSFDPAFALHRGGKMAVQATVPVRNKDDLSLAYTPGVAKVCSAIAEQPELVHDYTWKSSVVAVVTDGTAVLGLGDIGPEASLPVMEGKAILFKQFGGVDAVPIALACTGVDEIVETVVRLAPSFGGVNLEDISAPRCFEIERRLQERLDIPVFHDDQHGTAVVTLAALRNAARLTGRSLGDLRAVISGAGAAGIAIAKFLLEAGLGDVAVADRKGVVSRDRDDLTDVKRELAEITNKAGISGSLEEALAGADVFIGVSGGTVPEPAVASMAQGAFVFAMANPNPEVHPEIAHKYAAVVATGRSDFPNQINNVLAFPGIFAGALQVRASRITEGMKIAAADALAAVVGDDLAADYVIPSPFDERVAPAVTAAVAAAARAEGVARR from the coding sequence GTGGCAGCGGAGATCGTCAATCCTCGCAGCGACAGCAGTACGGATCACGAAGGCGGGGCAGAGCCCCTCGACTCCTTCGACCCGGCTTTCGCGCTGCACCGCGGCGGCAAGATGGCAGTGCAAGCCACCGTGCCCGTCCGCAACAAGGACGACCTGTCCCTGGCTTACACGCCCGGCGTCGCGAAGGTGTGCAGCGCGATCGCCGAGCAGCCGGAACTCGTCCACGACTACACGTGGAAGTCGTCCGTGGTCGCTGTGGTGACCGACGGGACGGCAGTGCTCGGGCTCGGTGACATCGGCCCGGAGGCCTCGCTCCCCGTCATGGAGGGCAAGGCCATTCTGTTCAAGCAGTTCGGCGGTGTGGACGCGGTGCCGATCGCGCTCGCGTGCACCGGCGTCGACGAGATCGTCGAGACCGTGGTCCGGCTCGCTCCCTCCTTCGGCGGCGTCAATCTGGAGGACATCTCGGCACCGCGGTGCTTCGAGATCGAGCGCAGGCTCCAGGAGCGGCTGGACATCCCGGTCTTCCACGACGACCAGCACGGAACCGCGGTCGTCACCCTCGCGGCCCTGCGGAACGCCGCCCGGCTCACCGGGCGCTCGCTCGGCGACCTGCGCGCGGTGATCTCCGGCGCGGGCGCGGCCGGTATCGCCATCGCCAAGTTCCTGCTGGAGGCGGGCCTCGGCGATGTCGCGGTCGCCGACCGCAAGGGCGTGGTGTCGCGGGACCGCGACGACCTGACGGACGTCAAGCGCGAGCTGGCGGAGATCACCAACAAGGCGGGGATCTCCGGTTCGCTGGAGGAGGCGCTCGCGGGCGCCGACGTCTTCATCGGCGTCTCCGGCGGTACGGTCCCGGAGCCGGCGGTCGCCTCCATGGCGCAGGGTGCCTTCGTCTTCGCGATGGCCAACCCGAACCCCGAGGTGCACCCGGAGATCGCCCACAAGTACGCGGCCGTCGTCGCGACCGGGCGGTCGGACTTCCCGAACCAGATCAACAACGTTCTGGCCTTCCCGGGGATCTTCGCCGGTGCGCTCCAGGTCCGGGCCTCCCGGATCACCGAGGGCATGAAGATCGCCGCCGCCGACGCGCTCGCCGCCGTCGTCGGGGACGACCTCGCCGCGGACTACGTCATTCCCTCGCCGTTCGACGAGCGGGTGGCTCCCGCGGTGACCGCCGCGGTGGCGGCCGCCGCCCGTGCGGAGGGCGTCGCCCGCCGCTGA
- the sodX gene encoding nickel-type superoxide dismutase maturation protease: MPELSRETERGRALLPFGAAEVTGPSMVPTLEHGDRLVVHWGARVGPGDVVVLRHPFQQDLLVVKRIAERREGGWWVLGDNAFAGGDSTDYGTVPEELVLGKVRFRFRPPRTGQRSPFAVVRWVLVAARPVFPVRSASRRLRAR; the protein is encoded by the coding sequence ATGCCGGAGCTGTCGCGGGAGACCGAGCGGGGCAGGGCTCTGCTGCCGTTCGGGGCTGCGGAGGTGACGGGCCCTTCGATGGTGCCCACGCTCGAGCACGGGGACCGGCTCGTCGTCCATTGGGGGGCGAGGGTGGGGCCGGGGGACGTCGTCGTCCTGCGGCATCCGTTCCAGCAGGACCTGCTCGTCGTGAAGCGGATCGCGGAACGGCGCGAGGGCGGCTGGTGGGTGCTCGGGGACAACGCCTTCGCGGGCGGTGACAGCACCGACTACGGAACCGTCCCCGAGGAACTCGTCCTCGGGAAGGTGCGGTTCCGGTTCCGGCCGCCGCGGACGGGTCAGCGTTCGCCGTTCGCCGTCGTCCGCTGGGTGCTGGTGGCCGCCAGGCCCGTGTTTCCCGTCCGGTCCGCCTCCAGGCGCTTGCGGGCGCGGTAG
- a CDS encoding amino acid ABC transporter permease gives MTDKLDKSPSDTPPPGDTVSAGAASGPAPETIKAIPVRHYGRWISGVIVLALLVALGIAFSHGNIQWHTVGDQLFVSTVVQGAGRTLLISILAMIVGVVLGILLAVMRLSKNPVTSTVAWLYIWFFRGTPVYVQLLLWFNLALIFPVLNLGPIYKNNMTAVMTPFMCALLGLGLNEAAYMAEICRAGLLAVDEGQTEAAQALGMSHTKTLFRIVIPQAMRVIVPPTGNEFINMLKTSSLVYAVTYNELLRSTSAIGSTSYAVMEMLFVASIWYLAMTSVFSVFQYYLERYYARGSSRSLPPTVFQKIKTNMLGLGSGRGKA, from the coding sequence GTGACTGACAAACTCGACAAGTCCCCCTCGGACACCCCGCCCCCGGGCGACACGGTGTCCGCGGGTGCGGCGTCCGGGCCGGCCCCGGAGACCATCAAGGCGATCCCCGTCCGGCACTACGGCCGGTGGATCAGCGGCGTCATCGTCCTCGCGCTGCTGGTGGCGCTCGGCATCGCGTTCTCGCACGGTAACATCCAGTGGCACACGGTGGGGGACCAGCTCTTCGTCTCCACCGTCGTCCAGGGTGCCGGCCGCACGCTGCTGATCAGCATCCTCGCCATGATCGTGGGTGTGGTGCTGGGCATCCTCCTCGCCGTGATGCGGCTCTCGAAGAACCCGGTGACCAGCACGGTCGCGTGGCTGTACATCTGGTTCTTCCGGGGCACCCCGGTCTACGTCCAGCTGCTGCTGTGGTTCAACCTGGCGCTGATCTTCCCGGTCCTGAACCTCGGGCCGATCTACAAGAACAACATGACGGCCGTCATGACCCCGTTCATGTGCGCCCTGCTCGGTCTCGGTCTGAACGAGGCCGCGTACATGGCCGAGATCTGCCGCGCCGGTCTGCTGGCCGTCGACGAGGGCCAGACGGAGGCCGCCCAGGCCCTCGGCATGAGCCACACGAAGACGCTGTTCCGCATCGTGATCCCGCAGGCGATGCGGGTGATCGTGCCGCCGACCGGCAACGAGTTCATCAACATGCTGAAGACCTCGTCGCTGGTGTACGCGGTCACGTACAACGAGCTGCTGCGCTCCACCTCGGCGATCGGCTCCACGTCGTACGCCGTCATGGAGATGCTGTTCGTGGCCTCCATCTGGTACCTGGCCATGACCAGCGTGTTCAGCGTCTTCCAGTACTACCTGGAGCGCTACTACGCACGCGGTTCCAGCCGCAGCCTGCCGCCGACCGTCTTCCAGAAGATCAAGACGAACATGCTCGGGCTCGGCAGTGGGAGGGGCAAGGCATGA
- a CDS encoding class I SAM-dependent methyltransferase, whose translation MAIGTGTDWDAWQRSWDRQQEWYMPDREDRFRVMLDMTEALTGPEPRVLDLACGTGTITARLLDRLPGATSTGVDLDPALLAIAEGTFAGDDRVSLVTADLKDPDWRARLPYDTYDAVLTATALHWLHSGPLTVLYGQIAELVRDGGVFMNADHMIDETTPRINAADRAQRHARMDRARLASALDWAEWWKVAAQDPVLAGPTARRFEIYGEHADGDMPSADWHARVLREQGFGEARPVWRSPSDALVLAVK comes from the coding sequence ATGGCCATCGGCACCGGAACCGACTGGGACGCCTGGCAGCGGAGCTGGGACCGGCAGCAGGAGTGGTACATGCCGGACCGCGAGGACCGCTTCCGGGTGATGCTCGACATGACCGAGGCGCTCACCGGACCCGAGCCCCGCGTCCTCGACCTCGCCTGCGGCACCGGCACCATCACCGCCCGGCTGCTCGACCGCCTCCCCGGCGCCACCAGCACCGGCGTCGACCTCGACCCCGCCCTCCTCGCCATCGCCGAGGGCACCTTCGCCGGAGACGACCGTGTCTCCCTCGTCACCGCCGACCTCAAGGACCCGGACTGGCGCGCCCGGCTCCCGTACGACACGTACGACGCCGTCCTGACCGCGACCGCCCTGCACTGGCTGCACAGCGGACCGCTCACCGTGCTCTACGGCCAGATCGCCGAACTCGTCCGCGACGGCGGTGTGTTCATGAACGCCGACCACATGATCGACGAGACGACCCCCCGGATCAACGCCGCCGACCGCGCCCAGCGTCACGCCCGGATGGACCGGGCAAGGCTCGCCAGCGCCCTCGACTGGGCCGAATGGTGGAAGGTGGCCGCCCAGGACCCCGTCCTCGCCGGACCCACGGCCCGCCGCTTCGAGATCTACGGCGAGCACGCCGACGGCGACATGCCCTCCGCCGACTGGCACGCGCGCGTCCTGCGCGAACAGGGCTTCGGCGAGGCCCGGCCGGTGTGGCGCTCCCCCTCGGACGCGCTGGTGCTCGCGGTCAAGTAG
- a CDS encoding SHOCT domain-containing protein, protein MNGSTVNLAADYPLLQVFWTTMWFFLWILWFMLLFRVIGDIFRDDDLNGWGKAGWCVFVVILPFLGIFVYLIARGRGMGEREMRRIQKNQEDMNAYIRETAGSGGGTGKADELAKLADLKNHGHITAEEFEKAKAKVLAA, encoded by the coding sequence ATGAACGGCTCGACGGTCAATCTGGCAGCGGACTACCCCCTGCTCCAGGTCTTCTGGACCACGATGTGGTTCTTCCTCTGGATCCTCTGGTTCATGCTGCTCTTCCGCGTCATCGGGGACATCTTCCGCGACGACGACCTGAACGGCTGGGGCAAGGCGGGCTGGTGCGTGTTCGTCGTCATCCTGCCCTTCCTGGGCATCTTCGTGTACCTGATCGCGCGAGGCCGCGGGATGGGCGAACGCGAGATGCGGCGCATCCAGAAGAACCAGGAGGACATGAACGCCTACATCCGTGAGACCGCCGGCAGCGGCGGTGGCACGGGCAAGGCCGACGAACTGGCGAAGCTCGCGGACCTCAAGAACCACGGCCACATCACGGCCGAGGAGTTCGAGAAGGCGAAGGCCAAGGTCCTCGCCGCCTGA
- a CDS encoding helix-turn-helix transcriptional regulator — protein sequence MNREYAEPWDMATLARTALMSPGHFQRSFREAFGETPYTYLMTRRIERAKALLRRGDMTVTEVCFAVGCTSLGSFSSRFTELVGETPSAYRARPHDHGAPIPSCVSRRLTRPARHRNPEAEPGTRL from the coding sequence ATGAACCGCGAGTACGCGGAGCCGTGGGACATGGCCACGCTCGCGCGCACCGCGCTGATGTCGCCCGGGCACTTCCAGCGGAGCTTCCGGGAGGCGTTCGGCGAGACGCCGTACACCTATCTGATGACCCGCCGGATCGAACGCGCGAAGGCGCTGCTGCGGCGCGGCGACATGACGGTGACCGAGGTGTGCTTCGCGGTGGGGTGCACCTCGCTCGGTTCGTTCAGCTCCCGGTTCACGGAACTGGTGGGCGAGACCCCCAGCGCGTACCGGGCCCGTCCGCACGACCACGGCGCCCCCATCCCGTCCTGCGTGTCCCGCCGGCTGACCCGTCCGGCCCGCCACCGCAACCCGGAGGCGGAACCGGGCACGCGCCTGTAG
- the sodN gene encoding superoxide dismutase, Ni, with the protein MLSRLFAPKVKVSAHCDLPCGVYDPAQARIEAESVKAVQDKMAGNDDPHFQARAIVIKEQRAELAKHHVSVLWSDYFKPPHFEKYPELHQLVNDTLKALSAAKASTDPATGQKALDYIAQIDKIFWETKKA; encoded by the coding sequence ATGCTCTCCCGCCTGTTTGCCCCCAAGGTCAAGGTCAGCGCGCACTGCGACCTGCCCTGCGGCGTGTACGACCCGGCCCAGGCCCGCATCGAGGCGGAGTCGGTCAAGGCCGTTCAGGACAAGATGGCCGGCAACGACGACCCGCACTTCCAGGCTCGCGCCATTGTCATCAAGGAGCAGCGCGCCGAGCTCGCCAAGCACCACGTGTCGGTGCTCTGGAGCGACTACTTCAAGCCCCCGCACTTCGAGAAGTACCCGGAGCTGCACCAGCTGGTGAACGACACCCTCAAGGCCCTCTCGGCCGCGAAGGCGTCCACCGACCCGGCGACGGGCCAGAAGGCGCTGGACTACATCGCCCAGATCGACAAGATCTTCTGGGAGACCAAGAAGGCCTGA
- a CDS encoding SigE family RNA polymerase sigma factor — MTRGEEAALHAFVEGRRPALFRSAYLLCGNRDEAEDLVQTTLVKVVLGARRHGRLESLEAYARKTLVNTFISARRRFWRREHAYGEVPDVAGRSVDRDTGLMVRAALAELAPKQRAVLVLRYWEDLSVAATAQVLGMHESTVKSHTARGLAALRAAVREEYA, encoded by the coding sequence ATGACGCGCGGCGAGGAAGCCGCTCTGCACGCTTTCGTGGAGGGCAGACGACCGGCCCTGTTCCGCAGTGCCTACCTGCTGTGCGGCAATCGCGACGAGGCCGAGGACCTCGTCCAGACGACGCTGGTGAAGGTCGTCCTCGGCGCGCGGCGGCACGGACGCCTCGAAAGTCTCGAGGCCTACGCGCGCAAGACGCTGGTCAACACCTTCATCTCCGCCCGCCGCCGGTTCTGGCGGCGCGAGCACGCGTACGGCGAGGTGCCGGACGTGGCGGGGCGGTCGGTCGACCGCGACACCGGACTCATGGTGCGGGCCGCGCTCGCGGAACTCGCGCCGAAACAGCGGGCCGTGCTCGTCCTGCGCTACTGGGAGGACCTGAGCGTGGCCGCCACGGCCCAGGTCCTCGGGATGCACGAGAGCACGGTCAAGAGCCACACGGCCAGGGGACTCGCGGCACTGAGGGCCGCGGTGCGGGAGGAGTACGCATGA
- a CDS encoding ABC transporter substrate-binding protein produces the protein MTARTTRRTKAAQSRIAAVGAIAVAGALVLTGCGDQTKKGGSSDSATNSAPLFSKLPKSIQDAGVIKVGTNAEYAPMESTEGGKIVGVDPDLADALAKQLGVKFEFTSGSFDGLITAVNSGRYDIGMSSITDNKQRQEGLDDKGKKLGQGVDFVDYFTAGTAIYVKKGNPEGIKGIEDLCGKTAAVQQGTTYEAALKDQSKKCTDAGKKAINIESFQNDTEAQTRVKSGGAVAGINDYPVAVDLSNKADGGKAFEVINKQYDAGPFGIILNKNNTQLRDALKEAVDAIIKDGSYQKVLEKWGAQSGAISQSAINGGK, from the coding sequence ATGACCGCACGCACCACCCGTCGTACCAAGGCCGCGCAGTCCCGGATAGCAGCGGTCGGCGCGATCGCGGTCGCCGGCGCGCTGGTCCTCACCGGCTGCGGTGACCAGACCAAGAAGGGCGGCTCCAGCGACTCCGCCACCAACAGTGCGCCGCTGTTCTCCAAGCTGCCCAAGAGCATCCAGGACGCGGGCGTCATCAAGGTCGGCACGAACGCCGAGTACGCGCCCATGGAGTCGACCGAGGGCGGCAAGATCGTCGGCGTCGACCCGGACCTGGCCGACGCGCTCGCCAAGCAGCTCGGCGTGAAGTTCGAGTTCACCTCGGGCTCCTTCGACGGCCTCATCACCGCCGTCAACTCGGGCCGCTACGACATCGGCATGTCGTCCATCACGGACAACAAGCAGCGCCAGGAAGGCCTGGACGACAAGGGCAAGAAGCTCGGCCAGGGCGTCGACTTCGTGGACTACTTCACGGCCGGTACGGCCATCTACGTGAAGAAGGGCAACCCCGAGGGCATCAAGGGCATCGAGGACCTCTGCGGCAAGACCGCCGCCGTGCAGCAGGGCACGACCTACGAGGCGGCCCTGAAGGACCAGTCCAAGAAGTGCACGGACGCCGGCAAGAAGGCCATCAACATCGAGTCGTTCCAGAACGACACCGAGGCCCAGACCCGTGTGAAGTCGGGCGGCGCGGTCGCCGGCATCAACGACTACCCGGTGGCGGTCGACCTCTCCAACAAGGCCGACGGCGGCAAGGCCTTCGAGGTCATCAACAAGCAGTACGACGCCGGCCCGTTCGGCATCATCCTGAACAAGAACAACACCCAGCTCCGCGACGCGCTGAAGGAAGCCGTCGACGCGATCATCAAGGACGGCTCGTACCAGAAGGTCCTGGAGAAGTGGGGCGCCCAGTCCGGCGCGATCTCGCAGTCCGCGATCAACGGCGGCAAGTAA
- a CDS encoding VOC family protein: MDLKLSQCFISVDDHDKALAFYRDVLGLEVRGDVGFEGMRWVTVGSPLQPDVEIVLEPPAADPDASAADKQAMAELLAKGMLRGVIFSTTDCDELFERVRASGADVVQAPEDQPYGLRDCAFRDPAGNLLRFAQKRPKG; this comes from the coding sequence ATGGATCTGAAACTGTCCCAGTGCTTCATCTCCGTCGACGACCACGACAAGGCCCTCGCCTTCTACCGTGACGTGCTCGGCCTGGAGGTCCGGGGCGACGTCGGTTTCGAGGGAATGCGGTGGGTGACCGTGGGCTCGCCGCTCCAGCCGGACGTGGAGATCGTCCTGGAGCCACCGGCCGCCGACCCCGACGCGTCCGCCGCGGACAAGCAGGCCATGGCCGAGCTGCTGGCCAAGGGGATGCTGCGCGGAGTGATCTTCTCGACGACCGACTGCGACGAGCTGTTCGAACGGGTCCGCGCCTCGGGCGCCGACGTCGTCCAGGCGCCCGAGGACCAGCCGTACGGCCTGCGGGACTGCGCCTTCCGTGACCCGGCGGGCAACCTCCTGCGCTTCGCCCAGAAGCGCCCCAAGGGCTGA
- a CDS encoding amino acid ABC transporter ATP-binding protein has product MTAMVKSEGVHKSFGPVEVLKGIDLEVNTGEVFCLIGPSGSGKSTFLRCINHLEKINAGRLYVDGDLVGYRQKGDKLYELKDSEVALKRRDIGMVFQRFNLFPHMTAVENVMEAPIQVKGVKKSDARDRAMELLERVGLGDKAKNYPSQLSGGQQQRVAIARALAMDPKLMLFDEPTSALDPELVGDVLDVMRDLAESGMTMVVVTHEMGFAREVGDSLVFMDGGVVVEAGNPRDVLTDPQHERTKSFLSKVL; this is encoded by the coding sequence ATGACCGCGATGGTGAAGTCGGAGGGCGTACACAAGTCCTTCGGCCCGGTGGAGGTCCTCAAGGGCATCGACCTGGAGGTGAACACCGGTGAGGTGTTCTGCCTGATCGGCCCGTCCGGCTCCGGCAAGTCGACCTTCCTGAGGTGCATCAACCACCTGGAGAAGATCAACGCCGGCCGGCTGTACGTCGACGGCGATCTGGTGGGCTACCGCCAGAAGGGCGACAAGCTCTACGAGCTCAAGGACAGCGAAGTCGCTCTGAAGCGCCGTGACATCGGCATGGTCTTCCAGCGCTTCAACCTGTTCCCGCACATGACGGCCGTCGAGAACGTCATGGAAGCGCCGATCCAGGTGAAGGGCGTCAAGAAGTCCGACGCCCGGGACCGCGCGATGGAGCTGCTGGAGCGCGTCGGCCTCGGCGACAAGGCGAAGAACTACCCCTCGCAGCTGTCCGGCGGCCAGCAGCAGCGTGTGGCGATCGCCCGCGCGCTGGCGATGGACCCGAAGCTGATGCTCTTCGACGAGCCGACCTCGGCGCTGGACCCGGAGCTGGTCGGTGACGTCCTCGACGTCATGCGCGACCTCGCCGAGTCCGGTATGACGATGGTCGTCGTCACGCACGAGATGGGCTTCGCCCGTGAGGTCGGCGACAGCCTGGTCTTCATGGACGGCGGTGTGGTCGTCGAGGCCGGCAACCCGCGTGACGTCCTGACGGACCCGCAGCACGAGCGCACGAAGTCGTTCCTGTCGAAGGTCCTCTGA
- a CDS encoding CGNR zinc finger domain-containing protein has product MELAYYSDYAVRLVNTEEPARGKDALTSVEAVRDLFGGNASAARRAAEADVTRFRSVRGRLRAVFEAAAGGEETLAVDLLNSLLLEFPVSPQISGHDHRDDDGRPLWHMHLADHPSNATAGYAAIAAMGLAFHLTEYGVDRLGLCEAAPCRNAYLDTSTNRSRRYCSDRCATRANVAAYRARKRLEADRTGNTGLAATSTQRTTANGER; this is encoded by the coding sequence GTGGAACTGGCCTATTACTCGGATTACGCCGTCCGCCTCGTCAACACCGAGGAACCGGCCCGGGGCAAGGACGCGCTGACCTCCGTCGAGGCCGTCCGTGACCTGTTCGGGGGCAACGCCTCGGCGGCCCGCCGCGCCGCGGAGGCGGACGTCACGCGCTTCCGTTCCGTGCGGGGACGGCTGCGCGCGGTCTTCGAGGCGGCGGCCGGCGGCGAGGAGACCCTCGCCGTGGACCTGCTGAACTCGCTGCTCCTCGAATTCCCGGTGAGTCCGCAGATCTCGGGGCACGACCACCGCGACGACGACGGCCGTCCGCTGTGGCACATGCACCTGGCGGACCACCCGTCGAACGCGACCGCGGGCTACGCGGCGATCGCGGCGATGGGACTGGCCTTCCATCTCACCGAGTACGGCGTCGACCGGCTCGGCCTGTGCGAGGCGGCGCCGTGCCGCAACGCCTACCTGGACACCTCGACCAACCGCTCCCGGCGCTACTGCTCGGACCGCTGCGCGACCCGCGCCAACGTCGCCGCCTACCGCGCCCGCAAGCGCCTGGAGGCGGACCGGACGGGAAACACGGGCCTGGCGGCCACCAGCACCCAGCGGACGACGGCGAACGGCGAACGCTGA
- a CDS encoding DUF2254 family protein, whose protein sequence is MNVLAAAGRNSSVRTARAAFRRRRRLRSGLLQLVSIGVGLGLGLVVPEIRRGPLLPSRQVAELLLATAFGVLGAATVIFSVLFLVVQWSATTFTPRLTLFRDAPVVWRTFAFVIGLAVFCATAALTVAGRDEVSVIVPAGTGVLLLLLLALLRGLLLQAVAAIQLAPVLRSVSERGRRALDVLGAWDTTAAGSPGAGGGRAGPGDRGRPGSPGRPRSTVGWQGGGTVLRRVDTGRLADAARAAGAVVVLRVGPGTTLRYGTTVAEVYDADLPASAVLRGLETGAERVFDQDPGLAFRLLADIALRALSPAVNDPATAVQALDAVEDLLSRPVPARGRPGAVADRAGTVRVLVPLPGWEDLLGTALDDVIPAARNSPMVLLRLRALLERLRGTGDGRSDGPLVRRLAWVDELLDTGFPRLRDSLAKERGGDGSPAGRGPDEAGGDRPDGR, encoded by the coding sequence ATGAACGTTCTCGCGGCAGCCGGCCGGAACTCCTCCGTCCGTACCGCCCGCGCCGCGTTCCGCCGTCGGCGCCGGCTGCGTTCGGGCCTGCTCCAACTGGTGTCCATCGGCGTCGGTCTCGGGCTCGGCCTGGTCGTCCCCGAGATCCGCCGGGGACCCCTGCTGCCGTCCCGCCAGGTGGCCGAACTGCTGCTCGCCACCGCTTTCGGGGTGCTCGGCGCGGCCACCGTCATCTTCTCCGTGCTGTTCCTGGTGGTGCAGTGGTCGGCCACCACCTTCACCCCCCGGCTCACCCTGTTCCGGGACGCGCCGGTCGTGTGGCGGACCTTCGCCTTCGTCATCGGGCTGGCCGTCTTCTGCGCCACCGCGGCCCTGACCGTGGCGGGCCGGGACGAGGTCTCGGTGATCGTGCCGGCCGGTACGGGCGTCCTGCTGCTCCTGCTGCTGGCGCTGCTGCGCGGCCTGCTGCTCCAGGCCGTCGCTGCGATCCAGCTGGCCCCGGTGCTGCGCTCCGTCTCCGAACGGGGCAGGCGCGCCCTCGACGTCCTCGGCGCCTGGGACACGACGGCTGCCGGAAGTCCGGGAGCCGGGGGAGGCCGGGCGGGCCCCGGAGACCGCGGCCGCCCGGGCAGTCCCGGGCGGCCGCGCTCCACGGTCGGCTGGCAGGGAGGCGGCACCGTGCTGCGCCGCGTGGACACCGGCCGGCTGGCGGATGCCGCGCGGGCGGCCGGCGCGGTCGTCGTCCTGCGGGTCGGCCCCGGCACCACCCTGCGGTACGGAACCACGGTCGCCGAGGTCTACGACGCGGACCTGCCCGCCTCCGCCGTCCTGCGCGGCCTGGAGACCGGTGCCGAGCGGGTCTTCGACCAGGACCCCGGCCTCGCGTTCCGGCTGCTCGCCGACATCGCGCTCAGGGCCCTGTCCCCTGCGGTCAACGACCCCGCCACGGCGGTGCAGGCGCTGGACGCCGTGGAGGATCTGCTGTCCCGTCCGGTCCCGGCCCGGGGGCGGCCGGGTGCGGTCGCCGACCGGGCGGGCACCGTGCGCGTGCTCGTCCCGCTGCCCGGCTGGGAGGACCTCCTGGGGACCGCGCTCGACGACGTGATCCCGGCGGCCCGGAACTCCCCGATGGTCCTGCTGCGCCTCCGTGCGCTCCTGGAGCGCCTGCGCGGAACCGGCGACGGCCGCTCCGACGGGCCGCTCGTCAGGCGCCTGGCCTGGGTCGACGAATTGCTCGACACCGGATTTCCCCGGCTGCGCGACTCCCTCGCGAAGGAACGCGGGGGCGACGGCTCACCCGCGGGACGCGGGCCGGACGAGGCGGGCGGGGACCGGCCGGACGGCCGGTGA